A window from Sinanaerobacter sp. ZZT-01 encodes these proteins:
- a CDS encoding CoA pyrophosphatase produces the protein MNISDIKETLGNRSPRIMEIKKENAVFLPIIEWNGELSLLFEVRSDTLKHQPGEVCFPGGRREEGETLKECACRETAEELGIHEEDIEIYGQFDTLHNYTNVTIHTFIGTISKKAINLLNFDNSGKADYISNLGEVKELFLVPISFFQNKKPYVYPFAVKPQIKEDFPYYMLNSPEKYKWLEGEYTVPIFHYKKYVIWGMTARILCHFMEEFKIG, from the coding sequence ATGAATATTAGTGATATTAAAGAAACTTTAGGAAACAGAAGCCCGCGCATTATGGAAATCAAGAAAGAAAATGCAGTTTTTCTTCCTATAATAGAATGGAACGGAGAGTTGTCACTGCTTTTTGAAGTACGTTCTGATACTTTAAAACATCAGCCCGGAGAAGTCTGCTTTCCCGGCGGCAGGCGAGAAGAAGGAGAGACCTTGAAAGAGTGTGCCTGTAGAGAGACTGCGGAAGAATTAGGTATTCATGAGGAGGATATTGAAATTTATGGACAGTTTGATACCCTGCATAACTATACAAATGTAACAATACACACATTTATAGGAACAATATCCAAAAAAGCGATAAATTTATTAAATTTTGATAATAGTGGAAAAGCAGATTATATTTCCAATTTAGGTGAGGTTAAGGAGTTGTTTCTTGTGCCGATTTCTTTCTTTCAAAATAAGAAACCCTATGTCTATCCATTTGCTGTAAAACCCCAAATTAAAGAGGATTTTCCCTATTACATGTTAAACTCACCTGAAAAATATAAGTGGCTGGAGGGAGAGTATACCGTACCTATTTTTCATTATAAAAAATATGTAATATGGGGTATGACAGCACGTATATTATGTCATTTTATGGAAGAATTTAAAATTGGATAA
- a CDS encoding acetyl-CoA hydrolase/transferase family protein: MLNWREDYKKKLTTAEEAVKLIRSGDKVVLSHAVSEPVALVDAMVANADAYRDIEISTMVTLGKGEYTKPEYKDRFKFNGWFLSACTRGCVAEHRGDFTPVFFHEVPHYIRKDIFHVDVCLAMVSPPDEHGYCNLGVSADYSVQAIRSAKTVIAQINDQVPVTFGDTYIHVSEIDAFVERSQPLPNMSLPHIGDIELTIGKYCASLVPDGATLQLGIGAIPDAVLQSLKDKKNLGIHSEMISDGVVDLYEAGVINNSQKSLHKGKMIVTFLMGTKRLYDFAHKNAVLEMHTVDYVNSPIIIAQNSNMVCINSALSVDFMGQIVSDTIGDMQFSGVGGQVDFMRGAAMSLDQKGKGIIAMPSATVKKDGTMISKITGCIQQGAAVTTSRQDADYVVTEYGIAELKGKTLRQRAKNLIAIAHPQFREELKDLYKKKFGETL, from the coding sequence ATGTTAAATTGGAGAGAAGATTACAAAAAGAAGCTGACGACAGCAGAAGAGGCTGTTAAATTAATAAGATCAGGGGATAAAGTAGTGTTGTCTCATGCGGTTTCCGAGCCCGTTGCACTGGTTGATGCGATGGTTGCGAATGCAGATGCATATAGGGATATTGAAATAAGTACAATGGTTACGCTAGGAAAAGGAGAGTATACAAAGCCTGAGTATAAAGATCGTTTTAAATTTAACGGTTGGTTCCTCAGTGCATGTACAAGAGGTTGTGTGGCAGAGCATCGAGGTGATTTTACACCGGTATTTTTCCACGAAGTGCCACATTATATTAGAAAGGACATTTTTCATGTTGATGTCTGTCTTGCTATGGTATCTCCTCCTGATGAACATGGCTATTGCAATTTAGGAGTTTCAGCAGATTATTCAGTGCAGGCGATCCGTTCGGCCAAAACGGTTATTGCGCAAATAAATGACCAGGTTCCTGTGACTTTTGGAGATACATATATCCATGTAAGTGAAATCGATGCGTTTGTAGAGCGTTCGCAACCGCTTCCAAACATGAGCTTACCGCATATCGGAGACATTGAGCTTACTATTGGAAAATATTGTGCTTCTTTAGTTCCGGATGGAGCTACGTTACAGCTTGGAATTGGTGCAATTCCAGATGCAGTACTGCAATCCCTAAAGGACAAAAAAAATCTTGGAATTCACTCAGAAATGATTTCAGATGGTGTTGTAGACTTATATGAAGCGGGAGTGATTAATAACTCTCAGAAATCTTTACACAAAGGCAAAATGATCGTTACGTTCCTAATGGGAACGAAGCGCCTGTATGATTTTGCACATAAAAACGCGGTTTTAGAGATGCATACGGTAGACTATGTAAACAGTCCGATTATCATTGCACAAAATTCCAATATGGTATGTATTAACTCAGCGCTGTCGGTTGACTTTATGGGGCAGATTGTCTCTGATACGATTGGAGATATGCAATTTAGCGGTGTCGGCGGTCAAGTAGACTTTATGCGTGGTGCTGCTATGTCATTGGATCAGAAAGGAAAAGGAATTATTGCGATGCCATCGGCTACTGTAAAGAAAGATGGAACGATGATTTCTAAAATTACAGGATGCATTCAACAGGGAGCTGCTGTGACAACGTCCAGACAGGATGCGGATTATGTTGTTACTGAATATGGAATTGCTGAATTAAAAGGGAAAACGCTACGGCAGCGGGCGAAAAATTTAATCGCAATTGCTCACCCGCAGTTCCGTGAAGAATTGAAGGATTTATATAAGAAAAAATTTGGTGAAACACTCTAA
- a CDS encoding ABC transporter permease has translation MKWLQSIFEKDSFNRSISSIFSILVGILFGFLILLISNPSQAIDGFLIILKGGFSAHAKGIGQVLYFATPLILTGLSVGFAFKTGLFNIGAPGQFIMGAFTAVYIGVKWTFLPAPWHWIFALLGAAVVGGIWALIPGILKAYLNVHEVISTIMMNYIGMYSANFLVKAHIYDSKKALSMNVADTAVLPKAGLDQVFYNTLGTTRDLSTVNCGIFIAILVAVIIYIILNKTTFGYELKACGYSQDASKYAGINDKRNIVLSMVIAGMLAGLGGALLYLSGGNGRRIKVVDVLAVEGFNGIPVALLALSNPIGIIFSAVFISYITQGGHYLQSLDFVPEVIDIIIACIIYFSAFSLFFKDVLAEFVKKRIRSSEEKKKGSKEMGGEM, from the coding sequence ATGAAATGGTTACAATCTATATTTGAAAAGGATAGCTTCAACCGATCAATTTCTTCGATTTTTTCGATACTCGTTGGTATTTTATTTGGATTCCTTATTTTACTTATTAGTAATCCGTCACAGGCGATAGATGGCTTTTTAATTATTTTGAAAGGCGGATTCAGTGCACATGCAAAAGGGATTGGGCAGGTTTTATACTTTGCAACCCCTTTAATTTTAACAGGGCTTTCTGTTGGATTTGCGTTCAAGACAGGATTATTTAATATCGGAGCGCCAGGGCAGTTTATCATGGGCGCGTTTACTGCAGTTTACATCGGGGTGAAATGGACTTTTTTACCGGCACCTTGGCACTGGATCTTTGCATTGCTGGGAGCGGCCGTTGTAGGCGGAATCTGGGCGTTAATTCCGGGAATTTTGAAGGCTTATCTGAATGTGCATGAGGTTATATCGACGATTATGATGAATTATATTGGTATGTATTCAGCAAATTTTTTAGTAAAGGCGCACATCTACGATTCGAAAAAAGCACTTTCTATGAATGTGGCGGATACGGCGGTCTTGCCTAAAGCAGGACTGGATCAAGTCTTTTATAATACGCTGGGAACCACTAGGGATTTATCGACTGTAAACTGTGGAATCTTTATTGCGATTCTAGTAGCAGTGATTATATATATTATATTGAATAAAACAACCTTTGGCTATGAGCTGAAAGCGTGTGGATACAGTCAGGATGCAAGTAAATACGCAGGTATTAATGATAAGCGAAATATTGTACTTTCTATGGTGATAGCAGGGATGCTTGCCGGATTAGGCGGGGCACTTTTGTACCTGTCAGGAGGAAATGGAAGGCGCATTAAAGTGGTAGACGTCTTAGCAGTGGAAGGCTTTAATGGAATTCCTGTAGCTTTATTGGCGCTTTCTAATCCAATCGGCATTATTTTTTCTGCTGTTTTTATTTCCTACATAACGCAGGGAGGGCATTATCTTCAGTCATTAGATTTTGTACCGGAAGTAATCGATATTATTATAGCCTGCATTATCTACTTTAGTGCATTTTCATTGTTCTTCAAAGATGTTCTTGCTGAATTTGTAAAAAAACGGATTCGATCCTCGGAGGAGAAAAAGAAAGGAAGCAAGGAAATGGGAGGTGAAATGTAA
- a CDS encoding ABC transporter ATP-binding protein, with amino-acid sequence MGDHIEYVIEMLHITKEFPGIIANDDITLQLKKGEIHALLGENGAGKSTLMSVLFGLYQPEKGTILKDGTEVKINDPNDANALGIGMVHQHFKLIHNFTVLQNIILGVETTKYGFLKMDEARRKVVELSNRYGLMVDPDALISDITVGMQQRVEILKMLYRNNEILIFDEPTAVLTPQEIEELMKIMKELTAEGKSILFITHKLNEIKEVADSCTVLRKGKCINTIRVSDTSKEEMSEMMVGRKVDLKIEKSEILVGTPVLEVKKLVIAGKQGLKKAVNNVTFEVRKGEIVCVAGIDGNGQSELVYALTGLLPTEEGQIILNGEDITRLSVRRRNKSGMAHIPEDRHKDGLILDYTLQDNLILKKYYMPEFQKNGFLRFHRAEEYADKLIDQFDIRSGQGRQTETRSMSGGNQQKAIVAREIDANPEILIAVQPTRGLDVGAIEYIHKQLVAQRDEGKAILLVSLELDEVMNVSDRILVMYEGEIVANLNPKEITVNELGLYMAGSKRGEVV; translated from the coding sequence ATGGGAGATCATATTGAATATGTAATTGAAATGCTACATATCACAAAGGAGTTTCCGGGTATTATTGCCAACGATGATATTACACTTCAATTAAAAAAAGGTGAAATTCATGCCTTGCTAGGTGAAAACGGAGCGGGAAAATCGACTCTTATGAGTGTTCTTTTCGGTCTGTATCAACCAGAAAAAGGCACCATACTGAAAGATGGAACAGAAGTTAAAATCAATGACCCGAATGATGCCAATGCATTGGGAATTGGTATGGTGCATCAGCACTTTAAACTAATACATAATTTTACGGTCTTACAAAACATCATACTGGGCGTAGAGACAACAAAGTATGGTTTTTTAAAAATGGATGAAGCACGAAGAAAAGTTGTGGAGCTTTCAAACCGTTATGGCTTGATGGTAGATCCGGATGCATTGATTTCTGATATCACAGTAGGAATGCAGCAGCGTGTAGAAATCTTAAAAATGCTATATCGGAATAATGAAATTTTGATTTTTGATGAGCCGACAGCTGTTTTGACACCGCAGGAAATCGAAGAATTGATGAAAATAATGAAGGAACTGACCGCGGAAGGAAAGTCTATTTTATTCATTACGCATAAACTGAATGAAATTAAAGAAGTAGCAGATAGTTGCACAGTGCTTCGTAAAGGGAAATGTATCAATACAATTCGGGTTTCTGATACGTCAAAAGAGGAAATGTCTGAGATGATGGTTGGACGTAAGGTAGACTTAAAAATTGAAAAAAGCGAAATTTTAGTAGGAACACCTGTGCTAGAAGTAAAAAAATTGGTGATTGCAGGGAAACAGGGTTTAAAGAAAGCAGTAAACAATGTGACTTTTGAAGTTCGTAAGGGTGAGATCGTATGTGTTGCTGGAATTGATGGAAATGGACAGTCGGAATTGGTTTATGCCTTGACTGGCCTTCTACCGACTGAAGAAGGGCAGATTATATTAAATGGAGAGGATATTACACGGCTCTCTGTTCGTCGTCGAAACAAATCTGGAATGGCGCACATCCCGGAAGATAGGCATAAAGACGGGTTGATTTTAGATTATACGTTACAAGATAATTTGATTTTAAAAAAATATTATATGCCAGAATTTCAAAAAAACGGATTCCTGCGTTTTCATAGGGCAGAGGAATATGCAGATAAATTGATTGACCAATTTGATATTCGCAGCGGACAAGGCAGGCAAACCGAAACGCGCAGCATGTCAGGCGGAAATCAGCAAAAGGCAATTGTGGCACGAGAAATTGATGCAAATCCGGAAATATTGATTGCGGTGCAACCAACGAGAGGCCTTGACGTAGGCGCGATTGAGTACATTCATAAACAACTTGTTGCGCAGCGTGATGAAGGAAAGGCAATTCTGCTTGTTTCATTAGAGCTGGATGAGGTTATGAACGTCAGTGACCGCATTTTAGTTATGTACGAAGGCGAAATTGTAGCAAATCTAAATCCAAAAGAAATTACGGTTAATGAACTAGGATTATATATGGCCGGATCAAAGCGAGGTGAAGTCGTATGA
- a CDS encoding carbon-nitrogen hydrolase family protein, whose amino-acid sequence MIFLSFKLALCQMLVTANPEENRERASQMVREAAKNGAEMIALPEMFHTPYSLKSIAANKEKADGRSVTMLASLAKECHVYLIGGSIAEQEGDALYNTCFVFGPNGDLIGKHRKAHLFDVDVKGGIRFMESDIFKPGEEVTIVTTEFCDVGIGICYDVRFPELFRNMTLKGAKLIVLPASFNMTTGPAHWDLTMRARALDNQIYFAGVSPARNLESSYHSFGSSCITTPWGEFCAKLDSNPAIAYGTIDLEYLDRIRKELPLLKQRKIELYSQ is encoded by the coding sequence GTGATTTTTTTGAGTTTTAAATTGGCTCTTTGTCAGATGCTTGTAACAGCTAATCCGGAAGAGAACCGTGAACGAGCTTCTCAAATGGTACGTGAAGCAGCTAAAAACGGAGCAGAAATGATTGCACTGCCGGAAATGTTTCATACCCCTTATTCTTTAAAAAGTATTGCAGCAAATAAAGAAAAAGCGGATGGCAGATCAGTAACGATGTTGGCGTCCCTTGCAAAAGAGTGTCATGTTTATCTGATAGGGGGTTCGATTGCAGAGCAAGAAGGCGATGCACTTTATAATACCTGCTTTGTTTTTGGACCGAATGGAGATTTAATCGGAAAACATAGGAAGGCGCATCTATTTGATGTCGATGTAAAGGGTGGAATCCGTTTTATGGAATCAGATATTTTTAAACCTGGAGAAGAAGTTACGATTGTAACAACTGAATTCTGTGATGTGGGAATCGGAATTTGCTATGATGTTCGATTCCCTGAATTGTTTCGGAACATGACCTTAAAAGGCGCGAAGCTTATTGTTTTACCGGCATCCTTTAATATGACTACAGGCCCCGCTCATTGGGATCTTACGATGAGAGCAAGAGCCTTGGATAATCAAATCTATTTTGCAGGGGTATCGCCAGCACGCAATTTGGAAAGCAGTTATCATTCTTTTGGAAGCTCTTGCATAACGACCCCTTGGGGTGAATTTTGTGCAAAGCTCGATTCCAACCCGGCAATTGCATATGGAACGATAGATTTAGAATATTTGGATCGTATTCGAAAAGAACTTCCTTTATTAAAGCAAAGGAAGATTGAATTATATTCTCAGTAA
- a CDS encoding CAP domain-containing protein, giving the protein MNRFVKKLVPLCMLMVVAVPIQASAAEKDQTCLDAVKDYNNCFNNINKLESFDLNCVKNQTDAQKKFFENFTCEIGDLPQNCAEAIIPTNTWTNCFEVTAPIKPVEQPTNSPEDQGEVNNPTDPTKEPEPTQNQSIGTYEQQVADLVNQERAKQGLSPLTLNTELSSVAETKAADMRDKNYFSHTSPTYGSPFDMMKQFGISYKSAGENIAMGQKSPESVMNGWMNSEGHRANILNANYTEIGVGYVTDSNGNTYWVQMFIRP; this is encoded by the coding sequence ATGAATCGTTTTGTTAAAAAGTTGGTACCCTTATGCATGTTAATGGTGGTAGCGGTACCGATACAAGCCTCAGCAGCCGAAAAAGATCAAACTTGTTTAGACGCAGTAAAAGATTACAATAATTGTTTCAACAATATCAATAAGCTAGAATCGTTTGATTTGAACTGTGTTAAAAATCAAACAGATGCTCAAAAAAAGTTTTTTGAAAATTTTACATGTGAGATTGGTGATCTGCCACAAAATTGTGCAGAAGCAATTATACCAACCAATACATGGACAAACTGCTTTGAGGTGACGGCACCGATTAAACCGGTAGAACAGCCGACAAATTCACCGGAAGATCAAGGGGAAGTAAATAACCCGACGGATCCGACAAAGGAGCCAGAACCAACACAGAACCAATCCATTGGTACATATGAACAGCAGGTAGCAGATCTTGTAAATCAAGAGAGAGCAAAACAGGGACTTTCACCGCTTACCCTGAATACAGAACTATCTTCTGTTGCAGAGACAAAAGCTGCGGATATGAGAGATAAAAATTATTTTTCTCATACCTCACCAACATATGGTTCACCATTTGATATGATGAAACAGTTTGGTATCAGCTACAAATCAGCAGGCGAAAATATTGCAATGGGTCAGAAATCCCCAGAATCCGTTATGAACGGATGGATGAATTCGGAGGGACACAGAGCAAATATTTTAAATGCAAATTACACTGAAATTGGTGTTGGATATGTAACCGACAGCAATGGTAATACATACTGGGTGCAGATGTTTATTCGTCCGTAG
- the rlmN gene encoding 23S rRNA (adenine(2503)-C(2))-methyltransferase RlmN: protein MKQNMKDMNKEELETFFKNMGEPIFRAKQVFSWMYRGAFSFEEMTNLPKHLREKLDCDAQIKYLDIRKKQVSEKDGTRKYLFGLLDGNAIETVYMQYKHGNSICISSQAGCRMGCRFCASTANGLQRNLTAGEMVDQILMVEKDTASKISNVVVMGTGEPFDNYENLCRFIELIHDKDGLNIGLRNITVSTCGIIPKIKEFSMDFPQVNLAVSLHAADEHARNQLMPINQRYPMEELLQACRDYAKKTGRRITFEYTLVAGVNDTPKHAQQLRSKLSGILCHVNLIPLNTVSENNWRGTKRALAGQFAEILGQKGIPVTIRRELGSDISAACGQLRLNQK, encoded by the coding sequence ATGAAACAAAACATGAAAGATATGAACAAAGAAGAACTCGAGACTTTTTTTAAGAATATGGGGGAACCGATATTTCGTGCAAAACAAGTGTTTTCATGGATGTATCGTGGGGCCTTTTCTTTTGAAGAAATGACAAATTTACCAAAGCATTTAAGAGAAAAATTGGATTGTGATGCGCAGATTAAGTATTTGGATATACGAAAAAAACAAGTTTCAGAAAAAGATGGGACGCGTAAATACTTATTCGGGCTTCTAGATGGAAATGCGATCGAGACAGTTTATATGCAGTATAAGCACGGAAATTCTATTTGCATATCTTCACAAGCGGGTTGTCGTATGGGGTGTCGTTTTTGTGCATCTACGGCCAATGGGTTGCAGCGAAATTTGACTGCCGGCGAAATGGTGGATCAAATATTGATGGTGGAGAAGGATACCGCTTCTAAAATCAGCAATGTTGTAGTAATGGGGACAGGAGAACCATTTGACAATTATGAAAATTTATGCCGGTTTATAGAACTGATTCATGATAAAGACGGACTGAATATAGGACTTCGTAATATTACAGTATCTACGTGTGGGATCATTCCGAAAATAAAAGAATTTTCAATGGACTTTCCACAGGTGAATCTTGCGGTTTCTCTGCATGCAGCAGATGAGCATGCTCGCAATCAGCTTATGCCGATTAATCAACGTTATCCAATGGAAGAACTGTTACAGGCATGCAGGGACTATGCGAAAAAAACGGGCAGGCGCATTACCTTTGAGTATACTTTAGTTGCAGGGGTAAATGACACACCAAAACATGCACAGCAATTGAGAAGTAAGCTGTCTGGGATTCTATGTCATGTAAATCTGATTCCTTTAAATACAGTGAGTGAAAACAATTGGAGGGGAACGAAGAGAGCGCTTGCCGGACAATTTGCGGAAATACTAGGGCAAAAAGGTATTCCTGTCACGATTCGAAGAGAATTAGGCAGTGATATTTCGGCTGCATGCGGGCAATTACGGCTAAATCAAAAATAG
- a CDS encoding ABC transporter permease, which translates to MGVLSLIVQQTMLFSIPLLIVALGAVFTERGGVTNIALEGMMIMGAFTSIFFINQMQDKMSGQTLLLIAMLIATVTGAIFSLLHAYASINLKSDQIISGTALNLFAPAFAIYVARMIQDNGVQQIGFTNTFRIKSVPILGEIPFIGNLFFKNAYITTYIGLGILVLSVVIIYKTKFGLRLRACGEHPHAADSVGINVYKMRYAGVVISGALAGLGGLIFVVPTSTNFNASVAGYGFLALAVMIFGQWKPIRVFFAAIFFGLMKTIASAYSVIPLLSTANIPSDVYKMIPFIATLIVLAFSSKSSEAPKAVATPYDKGSR; encoded by the coding sequence ATGGGTGTTTTAAGTTTAATTGTACAACAGACGATGTTATTTTCCATCCCATTGCTGATCGTTGCCTTAGGCGCAGTTTTTACTGAGAGAGGTGGCGTAACGAATATTGCACTGGAAGGTATGATGATTATGGGCGCTTTTACAAGTATTTTTTTCATCAATCAGATGCAAGATAAAATGAGTGGCCAAACGTTGCTGCTGATTGCCATGTTAATTGCTACAGTGACCGGAGCAATCTTCTCCTTACTGCATGCATATGCCTCTATTAATTTGAAATCGGATCAGATCATCAGCGGAACGGCGTTGAATTTGTTTGCACCGGCTTTCGCCATCTATGTTGCCCGGATGATTCAGGATAACGGTGTACAGCAGATTGGATTTACGAATACTTTTCGGATCAAATCCGTTCCGATATTGGGAGAGATTCCTTTTATAGGAAATTTGTTTTTTAAAAATGCGTATATTACAACTTATATTGGACTGGGAATTTTGGTTTTGTCGGTTGTAATCATTTATAAAACGAAGTTTGGGCTCCGGCTTCGTGCATGTGGAGAGCATCCGCACGCAGCAGATTCAGTTGGAATTAATGTTTATAAAATGCGTTATGCCGGGGTTGTGATCTCCGGTGCATTGGCGGGGCTTGGAGGCTTGATTTTTGTAGTTCCGACTTCCACAAATTTTAATGCAAGTGTTGCAGGTTATGGCTTCTTGGCATTGGCAGTTATGATTTTTGGACAGTGGAAGCCAATTCGCGTTTTTTTCGCTGCGATATTTTTTGGTTTAATGAAAACAATCGCATCCGCATATTCCGTAATTCCTTTGCTTTCGACTGCAAATATTCCAAGCGATGTATATAAAATGATACCGTTTATTGCGACGTTAATCGTACTGGCTTTTAGCTCGAAATCTTCAGAAGCGCCAAAAGCAGTTGCGACTCCGTATGATAAGGGGAGCCGATAA
- a CDS encoding BMP family ABC transporter substrate-binding protein, whose amino-acid sequence MKKVLAFLLVMVMALGMVACGNSTEPETYEIAMITDIGSIDDKSFNQGTWEGIDAYATENNITHKYYKPTEQSNDAYLAAIELAVQSGAKIVVTPGYLFEEPIYVAQDQYPDVTFILIDGNPHDGDDNYRTNDNTVGIVYAEEQSGYLAGYAAVKEGYTKLGFMGGMEVPAVTRFGYGFAQGAEAAAKEMEIESIDLKYHYTGGFEATPEIQTKAASWYSEGTECIFACGGGVGNSVMSAAEAVDKVVIGVDVDQSSESETVITSAMKGLEASVQSALSAYYAGKFPGGQSLVEGADKDGVMLPMETSKFKKFTQKEYDAVYARLASNEITLQKDEKSDGTELKPSDLALNIVKLQLVE is encoded by the coding sequence ATGAAAAAAGTATTGGCATTCCTGTTGGTAATGGTAATGGCTTTGGGGATGGTTGCATGTGGCAACAGCACCGAACCGGAAACTTATGAAATTGCTATGATTACTGACATAGGATCAATCGATGACAAATCATTTAACCAAGGCACATGGGAAGGTATTGATGCTTATGCGACGGAAAATAATATTACGCACAAGTATTATAAACCGACCGAGCAAAGCAATGATGCTTACCTTGCTGCAATTGAGCTGGCTGTACAAAGCGGGGCGAAGATTGTGGTAACTCCCGGATATCTATTTGAAGAACCGATATATGTGGCACAAGATCAGTATCCAGACGTAACTTTTATTTTAATTGATGGAAATCCGCATGATGGAGACGATAATTATAGAACAAATGATAACACAGTCGGTATTGTTTATGCCGAAGAGCAATCTGGTTATTTAGCAGGTTATGCTGCTGTGAAAGAAGGCTATACAAAGCTTGGATTTATGGGTGGAATGGAAGTGCCTGCGGTTACTCGTTTCGGGTATGGATTTGCGCAAGGTGCGGAAGCAGCCGCAAAGGAAATGGAAATTGAGTCAATTGATTTAAAATACCATTATACAGGAGGATTTGAAGCAACTCCTGAAATACAGACGAAAGCAGCTTCTTGGTATTCCGAAGGAACTGAGTGTATCTTTGCTTGTGGCGGCGGAGTCGGCAATTCCGTTATGTCTGCAGCAGAAGCAGTGGATAAGGTTGTAATTGGCGTTGATGTAGATCAGAGCAGTGAGTCGGAAACTGTAATAACTTCTGCTATGAAGGGGCTGGAAGCTTCGGTACAGTCTGCTCTAAGTGCTTACTATGCAGGAAAATTCCCAGGCGGTCAGAGCTTGGTTGAGGGGGCAGACAAGGATGGTGTAATGCTTCCTATGGAAACTTCTAAATTTAAAAAATTTACACAAAAAGAGTATGATGCTGTATATGCAAGGTTAGCTTCTAATGAAATCACCTTACAAAAAGATGAAAAATCAGATGGCACAGAATTGAAACCTTCTGATTTAGCGTTGAATATTGTAAAATTACAGCTTGTTGAATAG